The following coding sequences are from one Ammospiza nelsoni isolate bAmmNel1 chromosome 5, bAmmNel1.pri, whole genome shotgun sequence window:
- the SPIC gene encoding transcription factor Spi-C, with amino-acid sequence MFLQSLPDHDVLGQAFEDALEVLQQHSDREMQCPPGYKNCLAVINHHHHLQASPSYCAAPSVEEQGYSWRNVISSAADFYADETVYHTLQNTPESQVMHAAAGQPKAGKGRKKLRLFEYLHESLYDPAMANCIQWVDKPNGVFQFVSKNKEKLAELWGERKGNRKIMTYQKMARALRNYGRTGEIIKIRRKLTYQFSAVVLKRLAPAYFLGKETIYHPYIQPSQEYQCADDWTSYNNYMYNNGYALQHANS; translated from the exons ATGTTCTTGCAGAGCCTTCCTGACCACGACGTGCTGGGCCAGGCTTTTGAGGATGCTCTagaagtgctgcagcagcactctgACAGAGAAATGCAGTGTCCACCAG GTTATAAAAACTGCCTGGCTGTGATCAACCATCACCACCACCTCCAAGCAAGCCCCAGTTACTGTGCAGCACCATCTGTGGAGGAGCAAGGGTACAGCTGGAGAAACGTGATT AGCAGCGCAGCGGATTTTTATGCAGATGAGACTGTCTACCATACACTGCAGAATACTCCAGAAAGTCAAGTGATgcatgctgctgctggccagccaAAAGCAGGGAAAG GTAGAAAAAAGCTTCGACTATTTGAATACCTCCACGAGTCTCTCTATGATCCAGCTATGGCAAACTGCATCCAGTGGGTGGATAAGCCAAATGGTGTCTTCCAGTTTGTCTCCAAAAACAAGGAGAAACTTGCAGAACTGTGgggagaaagaaagggaaaccGCAAGATCATGACTTACCAGAAAATGGCCAGAGCACTGAGGAATTATGGAAGAACAGGTGAAATCATTAAGATCCGTAGGAAGCTGACATACCAGTTCAGTGCTGTTGTTCTAAAGAGACTTGCTCCAGCTTATTTCTtgggaaaagaaacaatttaTCATCCCTACATTCAGCCTAGTCAAGAATATCAGTGTGCAGATGACTGGACCAGTTACAATAATTACATGTACAACAATGGTTATGCATTACAGCACGCTAACAGCTAG